Proteins encoded within one genomic window of Lampris incognitus isolate fLamInc1 chromosome 1, fLamInc1.hap2, whole genome shotgun sequence:
- the slc43a3b gene encoding solute carrier family 43 member 3b, translated as MVRCAGWPAARRWLTLSTGLVECLCFAGAVFGWASLAFVLKTDGYFSSLCVNATVNGTQVLDCSVQDEQFSLVFTIASFMNNFLTLPNGFLYDRFGTTVARLFGISLYSMGTLLVAFSSSALSILLFPALSFMAVGGILFLVTNMQVGNLFGSHRSTIITLYNGAFDSSSALFFVIKLVFELGVSLRASFLFLSACGVIHLLRTFFLLPKTKIPYPVPEGYTYGMTCGKSDTFTLEQTAPDENIQRDTDKEEKKLAKVGLPLEEKSFRECVLSRLFLWHLLWLSVMQLRHYLFIGTLNPMLQRLTQGEPSLVSQYTNAFAMTQLCGVLCAPWNGLIMDRHKGKPRAAGESEREADLRATVLSLFLTALQCVLFSVCASTPLLPLQYLTFILQVLNRSFLYGGNAAFISVAFPLCHFGKLYGLIMALSAVFSLLQYPCFALVKGVLGGDPLYVNISLTVLSMLAFIHPFSIHMHCRGLAADRAKNRDAVGVY; from the exons ATGGTGAGATGCGCAGGCTGGCCGGCGGCGCGGCGCTGGCTCACCCTCAGCACAGGTCTGGTGGAGTGCCTGTGTTTCGCCGGGGCCGTCTTTGGATGGGCTTCACTCGCTTTCGTCCTCAAGACAGACGGCTACTTCAGCTCACTGTGCGTCAACGCTACAGTCAACGGAACGCAGGTCCTAG actGCAGTGTACAGGATGAGCAGTTCTCACTGGTCTTCACCATTGCTTCCTTCATGAACAACTTCTTGACGCTTCCTAACGGCTTCCTTTATGACCGATTTGGCACCACTGTGGCACGACTGTTTGGAAT ATCTCTCTACAGCATGGGCACCTTGTTAGTGGCCTTCTCAAGCTCAG CTCTGTCCATCCTCCTCTTCCCTGCTCTCTCCTTCATGGCCGTGGGTGGCATTTTGTTCCTGGTCACCAACATGCAG GTAGGAAACCTTTTCGGCTCCCATCGCTCCACCATTATCACACTATACAACGGAGCCTTCGACTCTTCCTCGGCACTCTTCTTCGTCATTAAG TTGGTATTTGAGTTGGGGGTCTCGCTGCGTGcctccttcctctttctgtctgcctgtggcGTCATTCACCTGCTCAGGACCTTCTTCCTTCTGCCCAAAACCAAAATCCCTTACCCTGTGCCAGAGGGCTACACATATGG GATGACCTGTGGTAAATCGGACACGTTTACTCTTGAGCAGACAGCGCCTGATGAAAACATACAGAGGGACACGGACAAAGAGGAAAAGAAGCTCGCCAAGGTGGGCCTGCCactggaag AGAAAAGTTTCCGCGAGTGTGTCCTGTCCAGGCTCTTCCTCTGGCACCTGCTGTGGTTGTCTGTTATGCAGCTCAGACACTACTTGTTCATCGGTACTCTCAACCCTATGCTACAGAGGCTGACGCAGGGCGAGCCTTCACTGG TGAGCCAGTACACCAACGCATTTGCCATGACCCAGCTGTGTGGGGTGCTGTGTGCTCCGTGGAACGGCCTCATCATGGACAGACACAAGGGAAAGCCCCGTGCTGCAG gagagagcgagcgagaggcgGACTTGCGGGCCACGGTGCTGTCGTTGTTCCTAACTGCGCTACAGTGCGTGCTGTTCTCAGTGTGTGcctccacccccctcctccctcttcaGTACCTCACCTTCATCCTGCAGGTGCTCAACCGCTCCTTCCTCTACGGCGGCAACGCGGCCTTCATCAGCGTGGC TTTCCCTTTGTGTCACTTTGGGAAGCTGTATGGCCTCATAATGGCTCTGTCTGCAGTGTTCTCCCTGCTGCAGTACCCCTGCTTTGCCCTGGTCAAAGGAGTTCTGGGAGGAGACCCGCTATAT GTGAACATATCCCTGACAGTCCTCAGCATGCTCGCCTTCATCCATCCCTTCTCTATCCACATGCACTGTCGAGGCCTGGCCGCCGACAGAGCCAAGAACAGGGACGCCGTTGGTGTCTACTGA